One Rhizoctonia solani chromosome 1, complete sequence DNA window includes the following coding sequences:
- a CDS encoding isoprenylcysteine carboxyl methyltransferase, translating into MANGSSPTETPPSIPRRTTNGFTMPDTTPTNPLETIPTQAHQLPHNNIPNTPLSVATVSAALGIVFALGASLFVSGGVAGSWWATYQLGFFMAIWSFFHWAEFAVTAGWNREKLSVDSFLLDNGMTYHIAHAAALIEFFVTKFFWPHSKSTPPSPSQTIRSLAMIHAASNFSHTVATYKLVTHRLVTDGIYSISRHPSYTGFFYWGLGTQMVLQNPITFALYLVLLWRFFSTRIKGKHRNAWHNLDHPDHSF; encoded by the exons ATGGCCAACGGCTCATCTCCTACGGAAACACCGCCATCTATTCCTCGCCGTACAACGAACGGGTTTACTATGCCCGACACAACACCAACAAACCCACTGGAGACGATTCCCACCCAGGCCCACCAGCTCCCACACAACAATATTCCGAATACACCTCTCTCTGTCGCAACGGTATCAGCCGCACTGGGCATCGTGTTTGCACTGGGAGCGAGCTTGTTCGTCTCTGGTGGAGTGGCTGGGAGCTGGTGGGCTACCTACCAACTCGGCTTTTTCATGGCCATCTGGTCATTCTTTCATTGGGCAGAGTTTGCTGTCACCGCTGGATGGAACAGAGAGAAGCTGAGCGTAGACT CTTTCCTGCTGGATAATGGAATGACATACCATATTGCTCATGCTGCAGCGCTGATCGAGTTCTTCGTGACCAAGTTCTTTTGGCCCCACTCCAAATCCACACCACCATCTCCATCGCAG ACAATCCGTTCACTAGCAATGATCCATGCAGCCTCCAACTTTTCTCATACAGTTGCCACCTACAAGCTTGTAACACACCGTCTCGTAACTGACGGCATCTACTC GATATCACGGCATCCATCCTATACTGGCTTTTTCTACTGGGGCCTAGGAACTCAGATGGTCTTACAAAATCCCATCACATTCGCCCTGTACCTAGTCTTGCTCTGGCGCTTTTTCAGCACTCGCATCAAAGGCAAGCacagaaatgcttggcacaACCTCGATCATCCTGACCATTCTTTCTAG
- a CDS encoding nucleolus protein, with the protein MADSIKVLVVGSAFGSITSLFEKVSAIDKKHGKFSVLLCTGDFFSGPVSLEGAPDEVSLLLDGKITVPMTTYITQGEYKLPPKVLAKVAETGGEICPNVIYLGKAGIMNVTSKIRVGCLGGILDIEKFIETTEDPASPYINQATIKAFNTHPLLSAPDDGSLASAKAVSSGVGTSSYVDILITHLWPPSITRLSSSVAPVLNASGTPLDPATWSAPPLDALTLGCKPRYHFASAGGSPNSFFWEREPWVWDGEDQRVARFVNLGTFGESGVPLEAGAKKPRWFYAFSIAPTDSATPQRASGPSTNMDPRPRHSPQVQMLMGVNTPSVLGQTTTVAPKNLCQPDTSAKIAQKKMQTHWSSDCPNKVEDRPPPGYKCNRCGSSEHYVRKCPSIPEGYVCKKCGGTDHFIRNCPNANTAKRPPDTYTCRACGSSEHYFKDCPQAAPRQGPLKEIGPDECWFCLSNPAVTKHLIVSIGSECYVTLPKGQLIPTDPSGKPPLVPGGGHLLIIPIAHYPTLLSAPPELAISIIAEVEQYKSALRNLFAKHGAAAVMFEVARLSGRGGHAHIQVVPVPLDKADKVEDIFYNNAQREGIKWEQDAEAALEGAKRGGGNYFRVDLPDGRKMISLIRGPFNLQFGRATLAEFLGLPERADWKACSENDAQQRTDAAKFKKAFASFDPALQ; encoded by the exons ATGGCCGATTCGATAAAAGT GTTGGTTGTGGGCTCCGCATTCGGCTCTATCACCTCTCTCTTTGAAAAGGTTTCAGCTATCGATAAAAAGCATGGCAAATTCTCTGTGCTTTTGTGCACTGGTGACTTTTTCAGCGGACCCGTGTCACTCGAAGGTGCTCCAGATGAGGTCTCTTTATTACTGGATGGCAAAATAACGG TACCGATGACTACGTACATTACTCAAGGAGAGTATAAGCTCCCGCCTAAAGTACTGGCCAAAGTAGCCGAAACGGGTGGCGAGATATGTCCGAACGTAATCTACCTTG GCAAAGCGGGTATTATGAATGTTACAAGCAAGATTCGAGTAGGATGTTTAGGGGGTATCTTAGACATTGAGAAATTCATAGAAACAACCGAG GACCCGGCTTCACCATACATCAACCAAGCAACTATCAAAGCATTCAATACCCACCCACTTCTTTCTGCTCCTGATGACGGCAGTCTCGCATCCGCAAAAGCAGTGTCATCAGGTGTTGGCACGTCCTCATATGTTGATATACTCATCACACATCTCTGGCCCCCTTCAATTACGCGACTATCCAGCAGCGTTGCACCTGTTCTAAATGCATCGGGAACGCCGCTCGATCCAGCAACCTGGTCTGCCCCTCCGCTCGACGCGTTGACGCTGGGGTGTAAGCCAAGGTACCACTTCGCGTCTGCAGGAGGGTCTCCGAACTCGTTCTTCTGGGAGCGTGAACCGTGGGTGTGGGATGGGGAAGACCAGCGAGTAGCAAGGTTCGTAAATCTGGGAACATTTGGAGAGAGCGGAGTCCCGCTCGAAGCTGGCGCCAAAAAGCCCAGG TGGTTTTACGCATTTTCGATTGCTCCAACGGATTCCGCTACTCCTCAG CGGGCAAGCGGCCCATCGACGAACATGGATCCACGACCTCGACATTCACCCCAAGTTCAAATGCTCATGGGGGTGAACACGCCAAGCGTCCTAGGACAG ACGACCACGGTGGCACCCAAAAACCTCTGCCAGCCGGATACAAGTGCAAAAATTGCTCAGAAGAAAATGCAA ACTCACTGGAGCTCCGATTGTCCAAACAAGGTTGAAGATCGACCGCCGCCTGGTTATAAGTGCAACCGTTGTGGTTCAAGCGAG CACTACGTCCGAAAATGCCCATCAATCCCAGAAGGATATGTATGCAAGAAATGTGGCGGA ACGGACCATTTCATCCGAAACTGCCCGAATGCAAACACGGCGAAACGTCCGCCTGACACGTACACTTGTCGGGCGTGCGGTAGCAGTGAGCATTACTTTAAAGACTGCCCTCAGGCCGCTCCGCGACAGGGTCCACTCAAGGAGATTGGGC CCGATGAGTGCTGGTTCTGTTTATCTAATCCAGCAG TAAC AAAACATCTTATTGTATCCATTGGGAGCGAGTGCTACGTCACTCTTCCCAAAGGTCAACTCATTCCCACCGATCCTTCAGGAAAACCCCCCTTGGTTCCAGGTGGCGGGCATCTTCTCATTATTCCCATTGCTCACTACCCGACACTACTTTCCGCACCACCAGAATTAGCGATTTCAATAATAGCCGAAGTCGAGCAATACAAATCAGCGCTCCGTAACCTATTCGCCAAACACGGAGCAGCAGCAGTCATGTTTGAGGTTGCGCGCCTGTCTGGGAGGGGTGGTCATGCACATATTCAAGTCGTGCCTGTACCCCTCGACAAAGCTGACAAGGTTGAAGACATATTCTACAACAACGCACAGAGGGAGGGGATAAAGTGGGAGCAAGACGCCGAAGCAGCTCTCGAGGGCGCCAAACGTGGTGGAGGGAACTATTTCCGAGTCGATTTGCCGGATGGGAGGAAGATGATTTCGCTCATCCGGGGACCGTTCAATTTACAGTTTGGGAG AGCGACCCTGGCCGAATTTCTTGGATTGCCTGAGCGAGCGGATTGGAAAGCGTGTTCGGAGAACGATGCTCAGCAACGTACGGAcgcggccaaattcaaaaaGGCGTTTGCTTCGTTTGACCCAGCGCTTCAATAA